From one Callithrix jacchus isolate 240 chromosome 2, calJac240_pri, whole genome shotgun sequence genomic stretch:
- the ERAP1 gene encoding endoplasmic reticulum aminopeptidase 1 isoform X1 — protein MPGGSARCPAGSLSKKMVFPSLKWSLATMSFLLFSLLALLTVSTPSWCQSSEASPKGSNGTLFPWNKIRLPEYIIPVHYDLLIHANLTKSTFWGTTEVEITASQPTSTIILHSHHLQISTATLRKGAGERLSEEPLQVLEHHAQEQIALLAPEPLLPGLLYTVVIHYAGNLSETLHGFYKSTYRTKEGELRILASTQFEPTAARMAFPCFDEPAFKASFSIKIRREPRHLAISNMPLVKSVTIAEGLIEDHFDVTVKMSTYLVAFIISDFASVSKMTKSGVKVSVYAVPDKINQADYALDAAVTLLEFYEDYFSIPYPLPKQDLAAIPDFQSGAMENWGLTTYRESALLFDAEKSSASSKLHITMFVAHELAHQWFGNLVTMEWWNDLWLNEGFAKFMEFVSVSVTHPELKVKDYFFGKCFSAMEVDALNSSHPVSTAVENPAQIREMFDDVSYDKGACILNMLREYLSADAFRIGIVQYLQKHSYKNTKNEDLWDSMASICPTYGIQEMDGFCPRSQHSSSSSHWHQEGLDVKSMMNTWTLQKGFPLITITVSGRNVHMKQEHYLKGSDGTPDTGYLWHVPLTFITSKSDTVHRFLLKTKTDVLILPEEVEWIKFNVGMSGYYIVHYENDGWDSLTGLLKATHTALSSNDRASLINNAFQLVSIGKLSIEKALDLSLYLKHETEIMPVFQGLNELIPMYKLMEKRDMNEVETQFKGFLIRLLRDLIDKQTWTDEGSVSERMLRSQLLLLACVRKYQPCVRRAEDYFRKWKESNGNLSLPVDVTLAVFAVGAQSTEGWDFLYSKYQSSLSSTEKNQIEFALCITQNKEKLQWILDESFKGDKIKTQEFPGILTLIGRNPVGYPLAWQFLRENWNKLVQKFELGSPSIAHMVMGTTNQFSTRTRLEEVKGFFSSLKENGSQLRCVQQTIETIEENIRWMDKNFDKIRVWLQSEKLEFL, from the exons ATGCCCGGCGGGTCTGCGAGGTGTCCGGCGG GTAGTTTGAGCAAGAAGATGGTATTTCCGTCCCTCAAATGGTCCCTTGCAACAATGTCATTTCTGCTTTTTTCACTGTTGGCTCTCTTAACTGTGTCCACTCCTTCATGGTGTCAGAGCAGTGAAGCATCTCCAAAAGGTAGTAATGGGACACTATTTCCTTGGAATAAAATCCGACTTCCTGAGTACATCATCCCAGTTCATTATGATCTCCTGATCCATGCAAACCTCACCAAGTCGACCTTCTGGGGAACCACGGAAGTAGAAATCACAGCCAGTCAGCCCACCAGCACCATCATTCTGCATAGTCACCACCTACAGATATCTACGGCCACCCTCAGGAAGGGAGCTGGAGAGAGGCTGTCAGAAGAACCGCTGCAGGTCCTGGAACATCACGCTCAGGAGCAAATTGCGCTGCTGGCTCCTGAGCCCCTCCTTCCAGGGCTCCTATACACGGTTGTCATTCACTATGCTGGCAATCTTTCAGAGACTCTCCACGGATTTTACAAAAGCACCTACAGAACCAAGGAAGGGGAactgag GATACTTGCATCAACACAATTTGAACCCACTGCAGCTAGAATGGCCTTTCCCTGCTTTGATGAACCTGCCTTCAAAGCAAGTTTCTCAATCAAAATTAGAAGAGAGCCAAGGCATCTAGCCATCTCCAATATGCCATTG GTGAAATCTGTGACTATTGCTGAAGGACTCATAGAAGACCATTTTGATGTCACTGTGAAGATGAGCACCTATCTGGTGGCCTTCAttatttcagattttgcatcTGTCAGCAAGATGACCAAAAGTGGAGTCAAG GTTTCTGTATATGCTGTGCCAGACAAGATAAATCAAGCAGATTATGCACTGGATGCTGCAGTGACTCTTCTAGAATTTTATGAGGATTATTTCAGCATACCATATCCCCTACCCAAACAAG ATCTTGCTGCTATTCCCGACTTTCAGTCTGGTGCTATGGAAAACTGGGGACTGACAACATATAGAGAATCTGCTCTGTTGTTTGATGCAGAAAAGTCTTCTGCATCAAGTAAGCTTCACATCACAATGTTTGTGGCCCATGAACTGGCTCACCAG TGGTTTGGGAACCTGGTCACTATGGAATGGTGGAATGACCTTTGGCTAAATGAGGGGTTTGCCAAATTTATGGAGTTTGTGTCTGTCAGCGTGACCCATCCTGAACTGAAAGTT AAAGATTATTTCTTTGGCAAATGTTTCAGTGCGATGGAGGTAGATGCTTTAAATTCCTCACACCCTGTGTCTACAGCTGTGGAGAATCCTGCTCAGATCCGGGAGATGTTTGATGATGTTTCTTATGATAAG GGAGCTTGTATTCTGAATATGCTAAGGGAGTATCTTAGTGCTGATGCATTTAGAATTGGCATTGTACAGTATCTCCAGAAGCAtagctataaaaatacaaaaaacgagGACCTGTGGGATAGTATGGCAAGT ATTTGCCCTACATATGGCATACAAGAGATGGATGGCTTTTGCCCTAGAAGTCAGCATTCATCTTCATCCTCA CACTGGCATCAGGAAGGCCTGGATGTGAAAAGCATGATGAACACTTGGACACTGCAGAAGGGTTTCCCCCTGATAACCATCACAGTGAGCGGGAGGAACGTGCACATGAAGCAAGAGCACTACCTGAAGGGATCTGACGGCACCCCAGACACTGG GTACCTGTGGCATGTTCCATTGACATTCATCACTAGCAAATCAGACACGGTCCATCGATTtttgttgaaaacaaaaacag ATGTGCTCATCCTCCCAGAAGAGGTGGAATGGATCAAATTTAATGTAGGCATGAGTGGCTACTACATCGTACATTACGAGAATGACGGATGGGACTCTTTGACTGGCCTTTTAAAAGCAACACACACAGCACTCAGCAGTAATGACCGGGCGAGTCTCATTAACAATGCATTTCAGCTTGTCAG CATTGGGAAGCTGTCCATTGAAAAGGCCTTGGATTTATCCCTGTACTTGAAACATGAAACTGAAATTATGCCCGTGTTTCAAGGGTTGAATGAGCTGATTCCTATGTATAAGTTAATGGAGAAAAGAGATATGAATGAAGTGGAAACTCAATTCAAG GGCTTCCTCATAAGGCTGCTACGGGACCTCATTGATAAGCAGACATGGACAGACGAGGGCTCAGTCTCAGAGCGAATGCTGCGGAGTCAGCTACTCCTCCTCGCCTGTGTGCGCAAGTATCAGCCGTGCGTACGCAGGGCAGAAGACTATTTCAGAAAGTGGAAGGAATCCAATGGAAACTTGAG TCTGCCTGTCGACGTGACCTTGGCAGTGTTTGCTGTGGGGGCCCAGAGCACAGAAGGCTGGGATTTTCTTTATAGTAAATATCAGTCTTCTTTGTCTAGTACTGAGAAAAACCAAATTGAATTTGCCCTCTGCATAACCCAAAATAAGGAAAAGCTTCAATG GATACTAGATGAAAGCTTTAAGggtgataaaataaaaactcaggagTTTCCAGGCATTCTAACATTAATTGGCAGGAACCCAGTTGGATACCCATTGGCCTGGCAATTTCTGAGGGAAAACTGGAACAAACTTGTACAAAA ATTTGAACTTGGCTCACCTTCCATAGCCCACATGGTAATGGGTACAACAAATCAATTCTCCACAAGAACACGGCTTGAAGAG GTAAAAGGATTCTTCAGCTCTTTGAAAGAAAACGGTTCTCAGCTCCGTTGTGTCCAACAGACAATTGAAACCATTGAAGAAAATATCCGTTGGATGGATAAGAATTTTGATAAAATCAGAGTATGGCTGCAGAGTGAAAAGCTAGAATTTCTGTAA
- the ERAP1 gene encoding endoplasmic reticulum aminopeptidase 1 isoform X2 has protein sequence MVFPSLKWSLATMSFLLFSLLALLTVSTPSWCQSSEASPKGSNGTLFPWNKIRLPEYIIPVHYDLLIHANLTKSTFWGTTEVEITASQPTSTIILHSHHLQISTATLRKGAGERLSEEPLQVLEHHAQEQIALLAPEPLLPGLLYTVVIHYAGNLSETLHGFYKSTYRTKEGELRILASTQFEPTAARMAFPCFDEPAFKASFSIKIRREPRHLAISNMPLVKSVTIAEGLIEDHFDVTVKMSTYLVAFIISDFASVSKMTKSGVKVSVYAVPDKINQADYALDAAVTLLEFYEDYFSIPYPLPKQDLAAIPDFQSGAMENWGLTTYRESALLFDAEKSSASSKLHITMFVAHELAHQWFGNLVTMEWWNDLWLNEGFAKFMEFVSVSVTHPELKVKDYFFGKCFSAMEVDALNSSHPVSTAVENPAQIREMFDDVSYDKGACILNMLREYLSADAFRIGIVQYLQKHSYKNTKNEDLWDSMASICPTYGIQEMDGFCPRSQHSSSSSHWHQEGLDVKSMMNTWTLQKGFPLITITVSGRNVHMKQEHYLKGSDGTPDTGYLWHVPLTFITSKSDTVHRFLLKTKTDVLILPEEVEWIKFNVGMSGYYIVHYENDGWDSLTGLLKATHTALSSNDRASLINNAFQLVSIGKLSIEKALDLSLYLKHETEIMPVFQGLNELIPMYKLMEKRDMNEVETQFKGFLIRLLRDLIDKQTWTDEGSVSERMLRSQLLLLACVRKYQPCVRRAEDYFRKWKESNGNLSLPVDVTLAVFAVGAQSTEGWDFLYSKYQSSLSSTEKNQIEFALCITQNKEKLQWILDESFKGDKIKTQEFPGILTLIGRNPVGYPLAWQFLRENWNKLVQKFELGSPSIAHMVMGTTNQFSTRTRLEEVKGFFSSLKENGSQLRCVQQTIETIEENIRWMDKNFDKIRVWLQSEKLEFL, from the exons ATGGTATTTCCGTCCCTCAAATGGTCCCTTGCAACAATGTCATTTCTGCTTTTTTCACTGTTGGCTCTCTTAACTGTGTCCACTCCTTCATGGTGTCAGAGCAGTGAAGCATCTCCAAAAGGTAGTAATGGGACACTATTTCCTTGGAATAAAATCCGACTTCCTGAGTACATCATCCCAGTTCATTATGATCTCCTGATCCATGCAAACCTCACCAAGTCGACCTTCTGGGGAACCACGGAAGTAGAAATCACAGCCAGTCAGCCCACCAGCACCATCATTCTGCATAGTCACCACCTACAGATATCTACGGCCACCCTCAGGAAGGGAGCTGGAGAGAGGCTGTCAGAAGAACCGCTGCAGGTCCTGGAACATCACGCTCAGGAGCAAATTGCGCTGCTGGCTCCTGAGCCCCTCCTTCCAGGGCTCCTATACACGGTTGTCATTCACTATGCTGGCAATCTTTCAGAGACTCTCCACGGATTTTACAAAAGCACCTACAGAACCAAGGAAGGGGAactgag GATACTTGCATCAACACAATTTGAACCCACTGCAGCTAGAATGGCCTTTCCCTGCTTTGATGAACCTGCCTTCAAAGCAAGTTTCTCAATCAAAATTAGAAGAGAGCCAAGGCATCTAGCCATCTCCAATATGCCATTG GTGAAATCTGTGACTATTGCTGAAGGACTCATAGAAGACCATTTTGATGTCACTGTGAAGATGAGCACCTATCTGGTGGCCTTCAttatttcagattttgcatcTGTCAGCAAGATGACCAAAAGTGGAGTCAAG GTTTCTGTATATGCTGTGCCAGACAAGATAAATCAAGCAGATTATGCACTGGATGCTGCAGTGACTCTTCTAGAATTTTATGAGGATTATTTCAGCATACCATATCCCCTACCCAAACAAG ATCTTGCTGCTATTCCCGACTTTCAGTCTGGTGCTATGGAAAACTGGGGACTGACAACATATAGAGAATCTGCTCTGTTGTTTGATGCAGAAAAGTCTTCTGCATCAAGTAAGCTTCACATCACAATGTTTGTGGCCCATGAACTGGCTCACCAG TGGTTTGGGAACCTGGTCACTATGGAATGGTGGAATGACCTTTGGCTAAATGAGGGGTTTGCCAAATTTATGGAGTTTGTGTCTGTCAGCGTGACCCATCCTGAACTGAAAGTT AAAGATTATTTCTTTGGCAAATGTTTCAGTGCGATGGAGGTAGATGCTTTAAATTCCTCACACCCTGTGTCTACAGCTGTGGAGAATCCTGCTCAGATCCGGGAGATGTTTGATGATGTTTCTTATGATAAG GGAGCTTGTATTCTGAATATGCTAAGGGAGTATCTTAGTGCTGATGCATTTAGAATTGGCATTGTACAGTATCTCCAGAAGCAtagctataaaaatacaaaaaacgagGACCTGTGGGATAGTATGGCAAGT ATTTGCCCTACATATGGCATACAAGAGATGGATGGCTTTTGCCCTAGAAGTCAGCATTCATCTTCATCCTCA CACTGGCATCAGGAAGGCCTGGATGTGAAAAGCATGATGAACACTTGGACACTGCAGAAGGGTTTCCCCCTGATAACCATCACAGTGAGCGGGAGGAACGTGCACATGAAGCAAGAGCACTACCTGAAGGGATCTGACGGCACCCCAGACACTGG GTACCTGTGGCATGTTCCATTGACATTCATCACTAGCAAATCAGACACGGTCCATCGATTtttgttgaaaacaaaaacag ATGTGCTCATCCTCCCAGAAGAGGTGGAATGGATCAAATTTAATGTAGGCATGAGTGGCTACTACATCGTACATTACGAGAATGACGGATGGGACTCTTTGACTGGCCTTTTAAAAGCAACACACACAGCACTCAGCAGTAATGACCGGGCGAGTCTCATTAACAATGCATTTCAGCTTGTCAG CATTGGGAAGCTGTCCATTGAAAAGGCCTTGGATTTATCCCTGTACTTGAAACATGAAACTGAAATTATGCCCGTGTTTCAAGGGTTGAATGAGCTGATTCCTATGTATAAGTTAATGGAGAAAAGAGATATGAATGAAGTGGAAACTCAATTCAAG GGCTTCCTCATAAGGCTGCTACGGGACCTCATTGATAAGCAGACATGGACAGACGAGGGCTCAGTCTCAGAGCGAATGCTGCGGAGTCAGCTACTCCTCCTCGCCTGTGTGCGCAAGTATCAGCCGTGCGTACGCAGGGCAGAAGACTATTTCAGAAAGTGGAAGGAATCCAATGGAAACTTGAG TCTGCCTGTCGACGTGACCTTGGCAGTGTTTGCTGTGGGGGCCCAGAGCACAGAAGGCTGGGATTTTCTTTATAGTAAATATCAGTCTTCTTTGTCTAGTACTGAGAAAAACCAAATTGAATTTGCCCTCTGCATAACCCAAAATAAGGAAAAGCTTCAATG GATACTAGATGAAAGCTTTAAGggtgataaaataaaaactcaggagTTTCCAGGCATTCTAACATTAATTGGCAGGAACCCAGTTGGATACCCATTGGCCTGGCAATTTCTGAGGGAAAACTGGAACAAACTTGTACAAAA ATTTGAACTTGGCTCACCTTCCATAGCCCACATGGTAATGGGTACAACAAATCAATTCTCCACAAGAACACGGCTTGAAGAG GTAAAAGGATTCTTCAGCTCTTTGAAAGAAAACGGTTCTCAGCTCCGTTGTGTCCAACAGACAATTGAAACCATTGAAGAAAATATCCGTTGGATGGATAAGAATTTTGATAAAATCAGAGTATGGCTGCAGAGTGAAAAGCTAGAATTTCTGTAA